One region of Mangifera indica cultivar Alphonso chromosome 3, CATAS_Mindica_2.1, whole genome shotgun sequence genomic DNA includes:
- the LOC123212363 gene encoding WAT1-related protein At5g47470-like isoform X1, whose amino-acid sequence MNKLEDLAIVSGLIVVQFLYACNSILMSYLMTLGISPLSVAIFSTFATFLLLSPVAVYFERKKWPQKLSLKLIFQLVLISFAGITLFMTLFLKGVKLTSPAMATAMPNLGPGFIFVIAWTLRMEKVDLKCLYSKVKILGTLLCVIGALTMSLIHSTAPVKEAADRTASVSPAMMFNREKMIGCMYLLAAVFVVSSNVVLQAITLVDFPAPISLCAITSLIGVVITAFVQFIQEHKLDFGWKFKFADIAGYSMLVGFISGAALSFNGWAMKKRGPVLVSVFAPISTIISVVFTAVTLGDTINIGSFAGMILLFCGLYFVLWAKRKETYSNSLMSESKQQRFS is encoded by the exons ATGAACAAGCTTGAAGATTTGGCAATTGTTAGTGGGCTGATTGTAGTTCAATTTCTGTACGCATGTAACTCAATTTTGATGAGTTATCTTATGACCCTTGGTATTAGCCCTCTCTCCGTGGCTATTTTCTCAACATTCGCCACTTTCCTCCTCCTCTCTCCTGTTGCTGTTTACtttgaaag GAAAAAATGGCCCCAGAAATTGAGTTTGAAGCTGATTTTCCAGCTAGTTTTAATATCTTTTGCAGG GATAACTTTATTCATGACTCTGTTCTTGAAAGGCGTTAAACTAACCTCGCCAGCAATGGCAACAGCCATGCCAAACCTTGGTCCTGGATTCATTTTCGTCATTGCTTGGACTCTAAG GATGGAAAAAGTAGATCTAAAATGCTTGTACAGCAAGGTCAAAATCTTAGGAACATTGTTGTGTGTTATAGGTGCACTTACAATGAGCCTAATCCACAGCACCGCCCCTGTAAAAGAGGCTGCCGATAGAACAGCATCAGTCTCACCAGCCATGATGTTCAATAGGGAAAAGATGATTGGTTGTATGTATCTATTGGCAGCAGTGTTTGTTGTATCAAGCAATGTTGTCTTGCAG GCCATCACTTTGGTGGATTTTCCTGCCCCAATTTCTTTGTGTGCTATCACATCATTGATTGGAGTGGTAATAACAGCTTTTGTGCAGTTTATTCAAGAACATAAATTGGACTTTGGCTGGAAATTTAAATTTGCAGATATTGCTGGTTATTCTATGCTG GTGGGTTTCATCAGTGGAGCAGCTTTAAGCTTTAATGGATGGGCAATGAAGAAAAGAGGGCCAGTTCTTGTGTCTGTTTTTGCCCCCATCTCAACAATAATCTCAGTGGTCTTCACTGCGGTTACCTTAGGAGACACTATTAACATTGGAAG TTTTGCTGGTATGATTCTCTTGTTCTGTGGTCTCTACTTCGTTCTGTGGgctaaaagaaaagaaacctaCTCCAACAGCTTAATGAGTGAGTCGAAGCAGCAACGTTTCTCTTAA
- the LOC123212363 gene encoding WAT1-related protein At5g47470-like isoform X2: MNKLEDLAIVSGLIVVQFLYACNSILMSYLMTLGISPLSVAIFSTFATFLLLSPVAVYFERITLFMTLFLKGVKLTSPAMATAMPNLGPGFIFVIAWTLRMEKVDLKCLYSKVKILGTLLCVIGALTMSLIHSTAPVKEAADRTASVSPAMMFNREKMIGCMYLLAAVFVVSSNVVLQAITLVDFPAPISLCAITSLIGVVITAFVQFIQEHKLDFGWKFKFADIAGYSMLVGFISGAALSFNGWAMKKRGPVLVSVFAPISTIISVVFTAVTLGDTINIGSFAGMILLFCGLYFVLWAKRKETYSNSLMSESKQQRFS; the protein is encoded by the exons ATGAACAAGCTTGAAGATTTGGCAATTGTTAGTGGGCTGATTGTAGTTCAATTTCTGTACGCATGTAACTCAATTTTGATGAGTTATCTTATGACCCTTGGTATTAGCCCTCTCTCCGTGGCTATTTTCTCAACATTCGCCACTTTCCTCCTCCTCTCTCCTGTTGCTGTTTACtttgaaag GATAACTTTATTCATGACTCTGTTCTTGAAAGGCGTTAAACTAACCTCGCCAGCAATGGCAACAGCCATGCCAAACCTTGGTCCTGGATTCATTTTCGTCATTGCTTGGACTCTAAG GATGGAAAAAGTAGATCTAAAATGCTTGTACAGCAAGGTCAAAATCTTAGGAACATTGTTGTGTGTTATAGGTGCACTTACAATGAGCCTAATCCACAGCACCGCCCCTGTAAAAGAGGCTGCCGATAGAACAGCATCAGTCTCACCAGCCATGATGTTCAATAGGGAAAAGATGATTGGTTGTATGTATCTATTGGCAGCAGTGTTTGTTGTATCAAGCAATGTTGTCTTGCAG GCCATCACTTTGGTGGATTTTCCTGCCCCAATTTCTTTGTGTGCTATCACATCATTGATTGGAGTGGTAATAACAGCTTTTGTGCAGTTTATTCAAGAACATAAATTGGACTTTGGCTGGAAATTTAAATTTGCAGATATTGCTGGTTATTCTATGCTG GTGGGTTTCATCAGTGGAGCAGCTTTAAGCTTTAATGGATGGGCAATGAAGAAAAGAGGGCCAGTTCTTGTGTCTGTTTTTGCCCCCATCTCAACAATAATCTCAGTGGTCTTCACTGCGGTTACCTTAGGAGACACTATTAACATTGGAAG TTTTGCTGGTATGATTCTCTTGTTCTGTGGTCTCTACTTCGTTCTGTGGgctaaaagaaaagaaacctaCTCCAACAGCTTAATGAGTGAGTCGAAGCAGCAACGTTTCTCTTAA
- the LOC123210928 gene encoding zinc finger protein ZAT1 produces MEKHKCKLCPRSFSNGRALGGHMKAHLAALPLPPKIPLYHQQQQQQVVDCTDSTSSSSSGEEREVEDGKIGQEGEEKSLGYGLRNNPKKSFRLADPEFSFAVDSVSVVVQDRESETESKNPTRRRSKRTRKIFTASSLSQEDQNTKVKKLSCSESPTEPEPVSSVSDTSPEEDVAMCLMMLSRDVWMRSNEEEGDENGKKRERSVKHRCEKCKKVFRSYHALGGHKKVCEVAETRNGGKVSIFECPFCFKVFGSGQALGGHKRSHLLPSSTTAAAAATATVTHSAKFDNTLIDLNLPAPLEEDDYSVVSDA; encoded by the coding sequence ATGGAGAAGCACAAATGCAAGCTTTGTCCAAGGTCTTTCTCTAATGGCAGAGCTTTAGGTGGTCATATGAAGGCTCACTTGGCTgctcttcctcttcctccaaAGATTCCTCTTTACCACCAACAGCAGCAACAGCAAGTCGTTGATTGTACTGACTCTACTTCGTCTTCTTCTTCGGGTGAAGAACGGGAAGTGGAAGATGGTAAAATTGGACAAGAAGGAGAAGAGAAATCTTTGGGTTATGGGTTGAGAAATAATCCCAAGAAAAGTTTCAGACTTGCAGATCCTGAGTTTTCTTTTGCAGTTGATTCTGTGTCTGTTGTTGTTCAAGATAGAGAGAGTGAGACCGAGTCAAAAAACCCAACTCGGAGACGATCTAAAAGAACCCGAAAAATATTCACTGCTTCTTCACTGTCACAGGAGGATCAGAATACAAAAGTGAAGAAACTCAGTTGCAGTGAGTCACCAACCGAGCCGGAGCCGGTAAGCTCAGTCTCTGATACTTCTCCTGAAGAGGATGTTGCAATGTGTTTGATGATGCTTTCAAGAGATGTGTGGATGAGAAGCAATGAAGAAGAAGGGGatgaaaatggtaaaaaaagggaaagatcAGTAAAGCATCGATGTGAGAAATGCAAGAAAGTGTTTCGATCTTATCACGCATTGGGTGGACACAAGAAAGTTTGTGAAGTTGCAGAAACAAGAAATGGAGGTAAAGTTTCGATCTTTGAGTGCCCATTTTGTTTTAAAGTATTTGGGTCAGGTCAAGCTCTCGGTGGCCATAAGAGATCTCACTTGTTGCCTTCATCAACtactgctgctgctgctgcaacTGCTACTGTTACACATTCTGCTAAATTTGACAACACTTTGATAGATCTTAATCTTCCTGCTCCATTGGAAGAAGACGACTACAGTGTGGTTTCGGATGCATAA